A genomic region of Dactylococcopsis salina PCC 8305 contains the following coding sequences:
- the pirA gene encoding arginine synthesis PII-interacting regulator PirA, translating to MKLTYRGIQYEPETNPLETTEGEIGGKYRGQFWRYQYPRHIPQLQPKLGLQYRGVYYSKRPVVQSHHPSQMSIPAIAPEAKLPTPPHFATQTSETEAEQAHIESMRRNLERRLSVARKNGNNQLVSMLEKEYQELAARN from the coding sequence ATGAAATTAACCTATCGTGGTATCCAGTACGAACCCGAAACCAATCCTCTAGAAACAACAGAAGGAGAAATCGGCGGAAAATATAGAGGACAATTTTGGCGTTACCAGTATCCACGACACATTCCTCAATTACAACCCAAACTCGGATTACAATATCGAGGAGTTTACTATAGCAAACGTCCTGTAGTACAGTCTCATCACCCTTCCCAAATGTCCATTCCTGCTATTGCTCCAGAAGCAAAGTTACCCACTCCTCCCCACTTTGCCACTCAAACCTCAGAAACCGAAGCAGAACAAGCTCATATTGAAAGTATGCGACGCAACTTAGAACGTCGTCTTTCTGTCGCGAGAAAAAACGGGAATAATCAGTTAGTCTCCATGTTGGAAAAAGAATATCAAGAATTAGCGGCTAGAAATTAA
- the rlmN gene encoding 23S rRNA (adenine(2503)-C(2))-methyltransferase RlmN: MSHQSALLGKSLEELTHWVQEQGQPAYRGKQLHQWLYQKGARSMPEITVFPKSWRETLQDQPIGRSTIAHRSIAPDETRKYLLRLEDGELIETVGIPTAKRLTVCVSSQVGCPMNCDFCATGKGGFTRNLNTHEIVDQVLTVAEDFQARVSHVVFMGMGEPLLNLKPVVNAVKSLNQDIGIGQRCLTVSTVGIPKQIPKLAAAKLQITLAISLHASNQTLREKLIPSGGGYPLSQLISDCRNYVQQTGRRVSFEYILLAGVNDTPEHAVELAQLLRGFQAHVNLIPYNPISEVDYQRPSKERINNFQSALEDANIAVSIRYSRGLEADAACGQLRAQNQ, encoded by the coding sequence TTGAGTCATCAATCGGCATTATTAGGAAAAAGTTTAGAAGAATTAACCCATTGGGTGCAAGAACAAGGACAACCCGCATATCGCGGCAAACAACTCCATCAATGGTTATACCAAAAAGGAGCGCGATCGATGCCTGAAATCACAGTTTTTCCCAAAAGCTGGCGAGAAACCCTGCAAGACCAACCCATTGGGCGCTCTACCATTGCTCATCGTAGCATCGCACCAGACGAAACCCGTAAATACTTACTCCGTCTCGAAGATGGGGAACTCATCGAAACCGTTGGCATCCCCACTGCCAAACGGCTTACCGTTTGTGTTTCCTCCCAAGTGGGATGTCCCATGAATTGTGACTTTTGCGCCACTGGAAAAGGCGGTTTTACCCGTAACCTCAACACCCACGAAATCGTAGATCAAGTTTTAACCGTCGCTGAAGACTTCCAAGCCAGAGTCAGTCATGTCGTCTTCATGGGAATGGGTGAACCCCTCCTCAACTTAAAACCAGTCGTGAACGCCGTCAAATCTTTAAACCAAGACATTGGTATTGGACAACGCTGTCTCACCGTCTCTACCGTTGGTATTCCCAAACAAATCCCCAAACTTGCCGCCGCCAAACTACAAATCACCCTCGCCATCAGTCTCCATGCGTCCAACCAAACCTTACGAGAGAAACTAATCCCCAGTGGCGGCGGTTATCCCTTGTCGCAACTGATCAGCGACTGTCGAAACTATGTCCAACAAACGGGTCGTCGGGTGTCTTTTGAATATATCCTCTTAGCTGGCGTTAACGACACTCCCGAACACGCTGTCGAGTTGGCGCAACTGTTACGAGGCTTTCAAGCTCATGTTAATCTTATTCCCTATAATCCGATTAGCGAAGTAGATTATCAACGTCCGAGCAAAGAACGGATCAATAACTTTCAATCTGCACTAGAAGACGCTAACATTGCTGTGAGCATCCGTTACTCTCGCGGTTTAGAAGCAGATGCGGCTTGTGGACAATTACGGGCGCAAAATCAATGA
- a CDS encoding aspartate carbamoyltransferase catalytic subunit has protein sequence MTTWTKRHILSLETFTPEEYETLLETADQFREVLSRRTKKVPALQGQVVANLFFEPSTRTRSSFELASKRLSADTLNFTGSSSSLTKGETILDTAKTYVAMGANIMVIRHRQAGVPHTIAAEMDRLEANVSVFNAGDGQHEHPSQGLLDLFTLYQLLAPASPHQFLQGKKIALVGDILHSRVARSNLYSLTTMGATVHLAAPPTLLPKTFQAFLNESFSKQLVCHWEIEPALKDADFIMTLRLQKERMTDHLLPSLREYHQYFGITRHRALLAQDNVKILHPGPVNRGVEISSDLMDDPEFSLISQQVTSGVAVRMALLYLIGTSR, from the coding sequence ATGACCACTTGGACAAAGCGACATATTCTTTCTTTAGAAACCTTTACCCCTGAAGAATACGAGACACTTTTAGAAACCGCCGATCAATTTCGAGAAGTGTTATCCCGTCGCACGAAGAAAGTTCCAGCGTTACAAGGACAAGTGGTTGCTAATTTATTTTTTGAGCCTTCCACTCGCACTCGCAGCAGTTTTGAACTTGCTTCCAAACGTTTGTCAGCAGATACCCTCAATTTTACAGGGAGTTCTTCTTCTTTAACCAAAGGGGAAACCATCCTCGACACCGCAAAAACCTATGTGGCGATGGGTGCAAACATTATGGTGATCCGTCATCGCCAAGCAGGTGTTCCTCATACGATCGCAGCGGAAATGGATAGACTGGAAGCAAATGTTAGCGTTTTTAATGCGGGGGATGGACAACATGAACATCCTTCCCAAGGACTGTTAGATTTATTTACTCTGTATCAGTTGCTTGCTCCTGCTTCCCCCCATCAATTTCTTCAGGGAAAGAAAATTGCGCTCGTCGGAGACATTCTCCATTCTCGTGTAGCGCGATCAAACTTATACAGTCTAACCACAATGGGCGCAACGGTTCATTTAGCCGCGCCACCCACCTTATTACCCAAGACATTTCAGGCCTTTTTAAACGAGTCGTTTTCCAAGCAATTAGTTTGTCATTGGGAAATCGAACCCGCGCTGAAGGATGCCGATTTTATTATGACCTTACGGTTACAAAAAGAGCGCATGACTGACCATTTATTGCCCAGTTTACGGGAATATCATCAATATTTTGGCATTACTCGCCACCGCGCTCTTTTAGCTCAAGATAACGTTAAAATTCTCCATCCTGGCCCCGTTAATCGCGGCGTGGAAATTAGTTCTGATCTCATGGATGATCCAGAATTTAGTTTAATCTCCCAACAAGTGACCAGTGGGGTGGCGGTGCGGATGGCGTTATTATATTTAATCGGCACCAGTAGATAA